TTGGTGCATTGGCTGGTCGCAGTGTTCATCGGGTTGTGCTGCAAGACAATAAGGCGCGTGATGTCGAGACGTTGTTTTCGGAACTGAATGAGCGGATACGCGATGTGGTCACCGGGCCGGACGGTGCCCTGTACCTGCTGACAGACAATAAAAAAGGGCGCCTGCTTAAAGTGACGCCCCGTTGATTGGTTCTTATTTCTGACGCAAAAACACCACCAGCGCGCCGTCACCGCCATATTGGCGCGGTGCTCTGCCCCATTCCGCCACCCACGCCTGAGCCTGGGTGGACAGGTAACGTTCAATTTCCTGACGTACGACGGACTCGCCGCCCGGTGAACGCTTGCCGCGGCCGGTAATGATCAACACCGTCTGCAGTCCCTGCTCAAAACGATGCTTGAGAAACAGGCGCACCTTGTCACGGGCTTCATCGCGGTAACAGCCATGCAGGTCCAAACGATCCTGAGGACGGATTTTCCCCTGACGCAATTGTTTCATCCGCCGCGGTTCCGCACGCGGAGTCTCGTCGTCATCGGGAATATCATCACTAAACACTTTATCCACCGCGCCGAGGCTGGCCAGAAACAGGCTCTCATCATCCACCTCTGCGGCAGGTGG
This region of uncultured Desulfuromonas sp. genomic DNA includes:
- a CDS encoding Smr/MutS family protein, which translates into the protein MAKKNKNEKNAFKNNPFKSVKGFCVSEPEVKPKKVVKAEVPSPADESDVDFATAMERLGVENIESQDGLVERPFDDVFSDEEDASLPPAAEVDDESLFLASLGAVDKVFSDDIPDDDETPRAEPRRMKQLRQGKIRPQDRLDLHGCYRDEARDKVRLFLKHRFEQGLQTVLIITGRGKRSPGGESVVRQEIERYLSTQAQAWVAEWGRAPRQYGGDGALVVFLRQK